The window ACCCTGCCTAATGGTCTCCAATTTCGATGCAGCAACCGAGAAAGCGTTAGATATATTATAAACAGCCCGACCCTAAATgagaaggaaacaaaaaaaaaaacagttaagcAGCAACTATCTATAAAAGCAGACAAGAGAGAAAGGGAGAAGAAACTCTCACAACACGAGCTGCAAAGACAGTACAAAGCTGAGGAGCTTGGTATATAGAACCGTCCAAGATATAATACGTCAGCATCGGTGTGACTTTCTCAGGACCATCTCTCTTCTGCTTCCGAAACACGAAAAAGTTTGGCTCAGTGGCATCGCTGATCACATACTCTAACCCTGTCATCTTCCTGCACAtgataatttataatcaaaacCCTAAAACTCGAAATTGAAAGGAGGGGGAGGAGATGATTACGAGAGCTGAGAGTGGTCGAGAGGGTGAACGGATCTACGACGAAGGATCTCGTTGTTGCAGGTGATATCGTAGAAGGGAGAGAGGGCGAAGTAGTCGAAGACGTAGTTACGGTCTAGAGGGTAGGAGTTGATCCAGAGCTGATCTCTGAAGCAAATACCGGTCATATCCGTGCCTGGTGGTTGCAGCGGAGGAGCAATCTGCTCCCCCGCATTGCCGTTGAAGGTATCCGCGGATAGAAGAGAGGCGTCCATGGAAGTGATGCGTCGCCGTGTGGGCCTCTCTACTTACTGAGTGACTCAAGAGTTATATATTTCGGcccattttatatttctattggCCCAAAATATTCAGCTATTCGAGTATCGAACCGGGATTTGGATTGGGTAAGTGCCAGTTGGAATTTGAAGGCGTCGTTAAATGAATCATATGAAACATCTATTTTAGTTTCATCATTTATACATTATTTCCTTTTAATTAAACAAGAAGTTTCACACCTTGAGATGAAACATCTATTTTAGTTTCTAAAATATACGTGATTAACATAATAGGtttcttattttaaaagttattaaaatatatgtaaattttattttctgctttttaaattttaaattagacCAGTGgtcaaacaaaattaaaccGTAAACCGGAATTATTTATGGATTGTACATGTAACAAATCCAAAACCATTTAAACCagtaaaattttttatattttttttgatgaaatttcaaatttattgatctatcaaaaaaaaatgttatttacatATCAGTCACCTACTATGTAAAAGAAACTCTAATCTGAAGTATGAAAATCAATTCTAAATCATAGTCATCTTCGAAGTAACCCACCCACCCAGCTTGTGCTCTAGCTTGTATTTTAGAGAACTAATCCTATTCTTCATGTCCTTACCGATGAGTCTGGGCATATGATCTGTTGAAGTCATGATGACGCATAGCATTCCTCTTTTACCATATGTGGTAAACTGTCATCTAAAATGGTAACTTTGCTAGACAAGCATCCACTCCCTTCACCCCCATCCTTTGTTAGCGCTGCAACAACCACTGCCAGTCCCGATTTATATTGTTATCTACAAGTCTTTGAGCAAGATTCTCTCATACCGTATAGAAAAAGAGACATGCAAAAAACAGATGGTTCCTTATCTCATCCTTTTCTCCACACAGCTCACATCATTAACTGCTAAGATCCAGAAATCATGAACCAATGAACTGGATAAAaccaatttatttataattaagtgttattaatcatttttaattgtttttcttctaaaatgtATAGAAAAGACACtgctataaataaaattttggacatttttattattattttttttataaatttctaaatatgactacaaaaattataagttaaaatagcaatttttataattatgattaattatattaaaattttcaataactaaatataactatattcgtaaaaatttCAGAAGATAAATAACAAAATGGTTTAGTTTTTATTCTATAATTAAACTCAACTGAACCCGGTTGAACCATCAGCTAAAAGCTTTTCCGGTTTGGTTATggatatgattttaaaaatattggttATAACCCCATAGTTTCAAATCCTATGACTTTTAGGGTCATCAGCCGTTAGGCCATTCTGAAAAAGACAAAAGGAGTTAGATTAGTACAAGTTCCATTGTTCACTCGAAGTTTTGTATTAGGACATttccaaccctactccatttttgaCTCCAAACTTAattatggagtaaaatcttctccaaccccaTTTCatattcaactccaaaatggagtaatagctaggattactccatttatggagtaattttacccattactccattttggagttgaactttttctatttatgaaatagtcattttaatctttaataatatatttcatacttcaaataatataataacatgaaaaaatataatacttcgcaaaagattatttaataatttacataaaatatgcataaactcataaaagtcaaaactaaaaataaataatataatataaataagtaatttaataattaatttggtAAATTGTTTTCGAAACTATCAAAATCGGTGAAGTATTATTCATACGGAACAAATGAGTTTTTTTAATCTTGTGGgtcaaaattttgattgataACATTTGTACTTGTTGAACTTGATATATGCACAAACAGTAGGATCcaatacatatttcaaataacaaaacaaaactttgttttttttatgttcttttaatgcatataaatatttttgaatttgaaaaattgCATATGTAAAAACTGCATGAATTGTAATTGAACGATAATCTCTAGTTGtgtttttaatgataaatacttaatttaaataaaatatattattatggaaattttgtaaaaataaaatagttgtgttaattgttaaatttttataagttgaaggtactactaataattattaactaaatgaaaaaaagaatatatttttttggagtaaaaaatggagtaatacattggagtaaaacccaactctattttaaaattacaccattttggagtaaaatttggagtaatacattggagatgctagTGAAGCATCCGCGTAAAAGCAATGTTCTTGcccaaaacaaataaataaatgatgaGTGTTGACATTTTGTTTCAATTATTGAACTCTAGTTCGATGATAACCTAATTAATTATAAGGAAACATAAACAAAAGACAGATCAAATAATCACCAAATGAAACTAAACTCAAAGGTCAAAGTCACCAATAATCACCAAATTTTATGTGttgttattttatcaaaaaaaaaaaaaattatgtgttgTTGCATGCACGTCATTTCTGGACCAGCAAAGCCAGTTTTTACATGTATTCTTTGCGTCTTTTTAAAATGATCTAAAATcactattcatatttttttttggttatcatCACTTTTCATATTTTAGCCATGGTAGCACATTATTAACACTTGGATCGTTGATTTTAAATCTTTTATAGAACATGAATCAAATTTGACTTCttagtttagttttattttggtTGCAGACAGCTgactctttttatttatttatttttataaactgaCCACCAAAAACCACATCGgcgcttcttcttttttgataaAGGGTTTCACATCGGTGCTTATTTGCTTTCAACAATTTCCATTATAACattgttcagaaaaaaaaaaacaatttccaTTATAACGAGacatctcaaaagttttatgtgtgtgtgtgtgttttttttttgtaaatgtacCACTAAAGAATAATGGAGAAACATCCTCAGGCACTTCGGTTATTTGCGTTGATATGCATCACTTTTTCTTCCCTTTTACATATCGTTGAAGCTCAGGACCAAAAAGGTATTACATACACGGTTCTAGTATTTCTGTACTACACTTACGTTGAAAGATCGTTCTCATATACAAATATTGGTCCGATTACATCTTGCTTATATGTGTAATGTGTTACTAGGATTCATCAGCTTGGATTGTGGCTCACCACCTAACGAGCCTCCTTACAACGACGTTCAAACCGGACTAACATTCTCAACGGACAACGGTTTCGTGCAAACTGGCAAAACCGGAAAAGTCCAAAAGGAGATCGAGTCGCTCTTCCCTAAACCGGTTTGGAATCTCAGGTACTTCCCAGATGGAATCAGAAACTGCTATACCTTGAACGTCACGCAAGGCTCAAAATATCTTATCAGAGCTTTATTCGTGTACGGTAATTACGATGGTCTTAACGAATACCCGAGTTTCGACCTCTACCTTGGTCCAAATCTTTTGGAAACGATTGATTTGAGTCTATGGGGACAGGTGGAATGTTCGAGGAGATCATCCACAAACCCATATCTAAGACTCTGCAGGTCTGTTTAGTTAAGACAGGAATAAGTTATCCTATGATTAATACGTTAGAGCTACGACC is drawn from Brassica rapa cultivar Chiifu-401-42 chromosome A05, CAAS_Brap_v3.01, whole genome shotgun sequence and contains these coding sequences:
- the LOC103869179 gene encoding mediator of RNA polymerase II transcription subunit 6, encoding MDASLLSADTFNGNAGEQIAPPLQPPGTDMTGICFRDQLWINSYPLDRNYVFDYFALSPFYDITCNNEILRRRSVHPLDHSQLSKMTGLEYVISDATEPNFFVFRKQKRDGPEKVTPMLTYYILDGSIYQAPQLCTVFAARVGRAVYNISNAFSVAASKLETIRQGDAKSQNEPSESKPASETVDLKEVKRVDLILKSLYSKLPPAPPPPPFPEGYVSQEALGEKEEEVGTQGGESQQPQIDPIIDQGPAKRMKF